The sequence TTCCGCGAGGTAAAACGACGAACTTCTTCGTTTTCGAACGCGTTCCGCAACGCCGAGCTAGAAACAGCAGAATCGTGGTTGCAAGCCTTCGCCGTCTGGCACAATTCATGCCAAACTTAACACGACCTATGTGGGAACGGTATATAATGCTCGTGGGAGGAATATATAAGGCCTGTGGGAATCAGGGAAAGCGGTCTTGTGCTTGGTCAAGCAAACGGTGGTATCGAACGCAGGGTTTTGATACCGAAGCGAACTTTTTCACGCACGTAAAATTCGCCGGGCGACGGCGACACTCACAACCGCGTCCGAATCGTTTCGGCCGTCTTCTCGCCCACGCCCTCGACCGCCTGCAACTCCGCGAGCGACGCCTCCCGAATCCCCTCGACGCTCCCGAACCGGCGAAGGAGCGCGCGGCGGGTCTTCGGGCCGATACCGGGAACGTTGTCGAGTTCGGTCGAGACCTCGTCGCGCAGGGTCTGGTGGTACTGGACCGCGAAGCGGTGGGCCTCGTCGCGGACGCGCTGGAGGAGGTGGAGATGGTCGGCGTCGTCGGGCCAGTCGAAGGTGCCGTCGGGCGTCACGACTATCTCCTCGTCCTTGGCGAGCGCGACCGCGGGCACGTCCCAGTCGGCGTCCGCGAGGGCGTCTCTGGCCGCCGAAAGCTGACCTTCGCCGCCGTCGATGAGCAGGAGGTCCGGGTCGGGCCGGTCGTCTCTCCCTTCGACCGCACGAGAAGCGCGCCAGCGAATCAAGTCGTACATGTTCGCGTAGTCGTCGTTCTCGTCGGTCAGCTTCTTGCGGCGGTAGCCCGACTTGTCCGCCGACCCGTCATCGAAGGCCACGTCGCTCCCGACCGCGTGCTTGCCCTGCGCGTGGCTCACGTCGAAGCCCTCGATGCGCCGGGGCACCGTATCGAGGTCCAGCGCGTCGCGGAGCGCGGCGAGCGCGTCGGGTTCGCTCGCGCCCCGTCGGGCGTTCTTCAGCGCGAGGTCCACGAGCGTCGCCTCCCGGCCAGCGCCGGGGACGCGGGCGGCGACGCCCTCGCTGTCGAGCCAATCGAGGACCTCGTCGTCGTCCGGGCGGTCCGAAACGAGGAGGGCGTCGGGCAGGTCGCGTTCGGCGTAGTACTGGGTGACGAACGCCGAGAGGACCGCGCTGGCGCGGGTGTCGGCGTCGTCGCCCTCCGGAATCGTCACGGCGTGGCGCTCGCGGTCCACGAGTTGTCCCGACTCGCTGTGGAGGCGCGCGACGGTCGCCGAGTCGCCCTCCAACGCGACCCCCAGTACGTCCACCGCGCGCTGGTCGCTCCGGTCGGCGACCGCCTCGCCCGCGCCGCCGTGGAACCCCTCCACCGCGTCGAGTTTGTCCCGGAGGTTCGCGGCGCGCTCGAACTCCCGGTTCTCGGCGGCCTCCTCCATCTGCCTGCGGAGCGGGTCGGCGAGGACGCCGGTCTCGCCCTCGAAGAACCGGACCACCGACTCCACGTCGGCGACGTAGGATTCCCGGTCGATTTCGTCGGTGCAGGGTGCCGTACAGAGGCCGATGTCGTAGTCCAGACACGGCCGGTCGCGGTTGCTGTACTTGTGGTCCGAACAGCCCCGGACGCCGTAGGTCTCCCTGAGCGCCTTCACGACGACCTCGACCTGCGTCTTTCGAGTGAAGGGACCGAACACGCGCGGGCCCGAGACGGTAGGGCCGCCGCCGGGCGCGCCCCCGCCACCTCCGGCCGCGCTCGCGCCGCCGTCGCTCCGCGTCCCGCCGGTCCGCCGCGCACGAGCCTCGGGGTCCGGGTCTCGCGTAATCTCGATGCGGGGGAACTCGTGGCCGGTGAGTTGCACGAGCGGGTAGGACTTGTCGTCTTTCAGTCGGACGTTGTACCGCGGTTGGAACCGCTTGATGAGGTTGGCCTCAAGCAGGAGGGCTTGGGTCTCGGTGTCCGTGACCGAGTAGTCGATACTGTCGGCGCGCCGGACCATCCGGCGGATGCGCCGACTCCGAGGGTCGGCGTACGACCGCACGCGGTCCCGGATGTCCACGGCCTTGCCGACGTAGACGACCGTCCCGCCGTCCTCGAACTGGTAGACGCCGGGCTGACGTGGCAACTCCCCGGCGCGCTCGCGTACCGCGTCCCCATCCATCGACCGCCGCTAGTCGCTACGCGGTTTTGAACTTGTTCCTACCGCGGCCCGGAGCCGTCTGGCGACCTCCTCGGCGTCGTCGTCTCGGACCGGCACCCGCATCGGGTCCCGGCCTGCGCGTTCGATGACGAGTTCGCGTTCGCGGGAACTGAAGTAGAATCCGATGAGGGCGAGCGCACCGACGACCAGCAGTCCGCCGCCGACGAGGAGAACCGTCGTCAGCATCCCCAGCGCTTGCGGGAGAAGAGAGACGAGTTGCGCGATACCAGCGCCGGGGGCGTCCTCGGGCGGCGTCACGCCGCCGAGGCTGTCGAGGAGACCGCTGGTCTCCAACAGCAGGCCGCCGCCGAACAGCACCGCGCCGTAGACGCCCGCGCGGACGCCCCACCCGACGTAGGAGTCCTCGCCCGTGGTCTCGACGGTAGCGTCTACGACGTTCGGCCGGTCGGCGTGGTCGAACCGGCGGCCCTCCCCGTCGGGCGTGAACACGAGGACGCGGTGGGTCGTGACGGCGACGCGGGCCCCTTCGACGGTGAACTCGTCTTCGACCTCCTCGCCCTGAAACAGCATCTCGGAGAGTCGGTCGTCCGTCGCTTGGGACAACGGAGACTGGCTCATCGTCATCGGGTCGCCGACGGCGAGTCGAAACCATTCCGGCCGATACCCCGTCCTCCGGGTCCCCAACTGTCCTGCAACCCGTAGTCCATCATTTGAATCTCGATACGCCGCTTTCCATCTTAACGCTACTGGCGTACAGTGTGTCGCACGTTCACGTCGTTCACCGACGACCCGGAGGTTTCAACTCGCTCCCGAGAGAGGTGCCGACATGGACGACGAGCGACTCTGGCTGGTCGAACGAACCTACACGGACAAGGGACTCGTCTCGCTGGTGTACGCCACCACCGACGGCGAACGCTATCTTCAGAAACAGCGGTCGATGAACATGCTCAACCACGTGGACGTAACCGCGGCCGTCGAAGCCGACCCCGACTCGCTGGACGCCGTCGAGGAGGCCGAGACCCGCGAGCAGTACGCGGGCGAGGCGACTCGGATGGCCGACGAACACGACCCCGACGACGCGGTTTGAGCGGTCGCTGTCGGTCGTTTCGTCAAAAACGATAAATGCGAGTCGGCGTCAGTAGGACCGACGGTCCACTTCCTCGCCGTTCTCGTCGTAGAGGTACGCGGTGTCGCCGTAGTCGTTCCAGATTTCGTAGCCGAAGTCGGCGTAGAGGTCGTCGTAATCGTCGTAACCGCTTCCGGAGTGGACCCAGACCGACTCGCCCGCGCCGAGCGTGAAGCCGCTCGGGAAGGTGTAGCTGTTTCCGGCCTCGTCTTCGAGCGTGTAGCCCGAGAGGTCGAGTTCGCCGGTGCCGGTGTTCTTGATGTGGACGCGCTCGTCGTTCAACTGGTCGCCGCCGGTGTAGACCCACTCGATGGAGGCGGTGCCGCTGTCGGTGTCGCCGCCGCTACCGCCGTCGTCGAGCGTCGTACAACTCCAGAGACCGACCAGATTGTTCTGCGCGGTGGTCTCGGCGCTGTAGAACGTCTCGCTCTGGCTGAAGGTGCTGTCGTAGACGCGAGCGTGACCGTTTTCGATGAGGTCGAGGTTGAAGTTCTCGCCGTTCACGTAGATGTAGGCCAGCAGGCGACCGTAGTCGCCGCGTCGGTCCGACTGGCTGTCGAACTTGAGCGTGACCGTCTCGCCGACCAGCGTGTCCTTCGTGAACTGGCTGGCCTCCTCTCCGGCGCTCCGAAGACAGTCCGCGCCCTCTTGGGTGTTCGGGACGCCCTCGAACTCGCTGGGGGAGTTCTCGACGTTGACCTCGGGCGTGTCCACGCCGAGGAGACGCACGGTGTCGGTCGAACCGTTCTGGTACTCCACGTCAACGGTGTCGCCGTCCGCCGCGCTCGTGACCGTCACGGTCACGGAACCACTGATGCTACTCGTCGATACGTCTTCGGTCGTCGGAACGACCGCCGCGCTTCCGGCGACGGTCAGACTCCCGACGAGCGCCACTACCATCAGAATCGAAAGGAACTGTTTTCGTGCCACGATTCCGCGTAGTAGTTTTTATCGTAAAAGTACTTCTAATAAATCTCGCCGGGCTACGTTCGGGTATTTTCCGCACGGTTGTCCGCTGGCGTTTTCCAAATTCGGCGACACGATAAGACAAGGGTTTACGTAGGAGAACGCAAAACCCCCGCGCATGGCCGCCATCGAAATCGACGGAGTAACGAAGCGGTACGGCGACGTGGTTGCCGTCCGCGACCTCTCTTTCGAAGTCGAGGAGGGCGAG is a genomic window of Halorussus salinus containing:
- a CDS encoding excinuclease ABC subunit C — encoded protein: MDGDAVRERAGELPRQPGVYQFEDGGTVVYVGKAVDIRDRVRSYADPRSRRIRRMVRRADSIDYSVTDTETQALLLEANLIKRFQPRYNVRLKDDKSYPLVQLTGHEFPRIEITRDPDPEARARRTGGTRSDGGASAAGGGGGAPGGGPTVSGPRVFGPFTRKTQVEVVVKALRETYGVRGCSDHKYSNRDRPCLDYDIGLCTAPCTDEIDRESYVADVESVVRFFEGETGVLADPLRRQMEEAAENREFERAANLRDKLDAVEGFHGGAGEAVADRSDQRAVDVLGVALEGDSATVARLHSESGQLVDRERHAVTIPEGDDADTRASAVLSAFVTQYYAERDLPDALLVSDRPDDDEVLDWLDSEGVAARVPGAGREATLVDLALKNARRGASEPDALAALRDALDLDTVPRRIEGFDVSHAQGKHAVGSDVAFDDGSADKSGYRRKKLTDENDDYANMYDLIRWRASRAVEGRDDRPDPDLLLIDGGEGQLSAARDALADADWDVPAVALAKDEEIVVTPDGTFDWPDDADHLHLLQRVRDEAHRFAVQYHQTLRDEVSTELDNVPGIGPKTRRALLRRFGSVEGIREASLAELQAVEGVGEKTAETIRTRL
- a CDS encoding thermonuclease family protein: MARKQFLSILMVVALVGSLTVAGSAAVVPTTEDVSTSSISGSVTVTVTSAADGDTVDVEYQNGSTDTVRLLGVDTPEVNVENSPSEFEGVPNTQEGADCLRSAGEEASQFTKDTLVGETVTLKFDSQSDRRGDYGRLLAYIYVNGENFNLDLIENGHARVYDSTFSQSETFYSAETTAQNNLVGLWSCTTLDDGGSGGDTDSGTASIEWVYTGGDQLNDERVHIKNTGTGELDLSGYTLEDEAGNSYTFPSGFTLGAGESVWVHSGSGYDDYDDLYADFGYEIWNDYGDTAYLYDENGEEVDRRSY